In a genomic window of Pseudoxanthomonas indica:
- a CDS encoding DNA-3-methyladenine glycosylase I, producing MSGYCDFAPGHPLHGPYHDREYGFPQREEAVLFERLLLEINQAGLSWETVLRKREDFRRAYSGFDVDQVAAYGDNDRARLLADEGIIRNRLKVDAAIHNAQVIQGLRKSHGGFHEWLQANHPRDKAGWVKLFKQTFRFTGGEITGEFLMSLGYLPGAHRESCPAYAKAAKKSPPWMEKAKGKAKR from the coding sequence ATGAGTGGATATTGCGACTTTGCCCCCGGTCACCCTTTGCATGGGCCCTACCATGACCGCGAATACGGTTTCCCGCAGCGCGAGGAAGCCGTGCTGTTCGAGCGCCTGCTGCTGGAAATCAACCAGGCCGGCCTGAGCTGGGAGACCGTGCTGCGCAAGCGCGAGGACTTCCGCCGCGCCTACAGCGGCTTCGACGTGGACCAGGTGGCCGCCTACGGCGACAACGACCGCGCACGGCTGCTGGCCGACGAGGGGATCATCCGCAACCGGCTGAAAGTGGATGCCGCCATCCACAATGCGCAGGTGATCCAGGGGCTGCGCAAGAGCCATGGTGGATTCCACGAATGGCTGCAGGCGAACCATCCGCGCGACAAGGCCGGCTGGGTGAAGCTGTTCAAGCAGACGTTCCGGTTTACCGGCGGCGAGATCACCGGCGAGTTCCTGATGAGCCTGGGCTATCTGCCCGGCGCGCACCGCGAGAGTTGTCCGGCGTATGCGAAGGCGGCGAAGAAGTCGCCGCCGTGGATGGAGAAAGCCAAGGGCAAGGCGAAGCGCTGA
- a CDS encoding RHS repeat-associated core domain-containing protein — protein MSSESLSCDRGCEYAAGQGGLPEQTGRTCHALPTFPDPFKNTCCTGDAAVTAGNPVNFNTGAKIATAVDFTAGSGRLEFSRIHSSGWRVTLLTEMGSTWQHTYMRKIATVDSDTVKVMRHSGEVYVFRKYGGAWMRDPDVPYTLEEMTSGGVLSGWVLRAPDDSDEFFDADGKLIAVDWGDGDSLALEYTGGQLTKVVDAHGRALLLGYTNGVVTSVATPDGSTLVYTYDTAMRITKVEINDGVSTSQIARYSYTSASYTKALTQRWDENNAIYGTWTYGSNGRVSRSVHGNPAGKIDELTFTYGTGTATVTDALGAQTTIGSTVIYGRARSTGADKICPSCNGKVFAAQTLDVNGYADTQVDFNGVLADLDFNPRGLLVKRVDSANEPDFKRTTETAWHSMFRKPVQRDVRDASGGLLTRQTFTYNSRGQSLHSTRWDANLTNGRAQTTAYCEPADIAANLCPLEGLVRAVDGPLPGIVDRTNFEYYPADEASCASAPSTCPYRKGDLWKVTNPLGHLVETLKYDGAGRVLSSRDANGVVTDRQYHARGWLTAVKVRGTDDAVETDDAITRIEYWPTGLVKRVTQPDGAYTQFTYDQAHRLTDVTDNGGNFIHYTLDFNGNRIKEDTKNSSGVLKRTLSRVFNQLGQLTTLADAQANPTDFTYDANGHSNTVTDALSRVTDSDYDPLNRLSRTLQDVGGIEAETKLAYGPLDNLTKVTDPKGLDTIYTYNGLGDLTQLSSPDTGVTTYTYDAAGNRATQTDARGIASTYSYDALGRISAISYPTSSLNVGYVYDTTQAACIAGETYSIGRTTRMDDASGNTQYCYNRLGQLVRKVQTTNGIPFTVRYAWDKAGQLIGMVYPDGSEVDYTRNALGQITAMGITRPGQAREVLVSQVTYLPFGPTAGWTFGNGRVMTRSYDQDYRPTAILDSAPGGLSLGFGYDVVGNLTKLGTVAGITSPAITFGYDTLGRLTRSEDGPTAVAIDAYSYDATGNRLSHSTATGTSAYTYPSGNHHLTYVGGTARGYDAVGNTTNIGSGREFVYSDANRLSQVKNGGTVAMNYTYNGRGEQVRRHLGSTNSYTIYDESGHWLGDYDSSGVALQQALWMDELPVGLIANGGQLHYIEPDHLGSPRVVIEVARNVAVWRWDLKGEAFGATTAEEDVDGDSVPLVLDMRFPGQRYDRHSALNQNYFRDYEPSTARYIQSDPIGLIAGTSTYTYIESNPLINYDLLGLAGGMDSPNATLRSAIARGDVRQLEAIMESLAPAEQQLAKEAIRKFNSRAADWISRECRGSINREFPSQFRDKTLKEILELSKSGDSMAKKAWKLLNDSRFRK, from the coding sequence ATGTCCAGCGAGAGTTTGAGCTGTGATCGAGGATGTGAGTATGCCGCTGGACAAGGAGGACTTCCCGAACAAACGGGAAGAACATGCCATGCACTGCCCACGTTTCCTGACCCATTCAAGAACACATGCTGCACTGGGGATGCGGCGGTAACCGCAGGAAACCCTGTCAACTTCAATACCGGAGCAAAGATAGCGACTGCCGTCGATTTCACTGCCGGGAGTGGGCGCCTTGAATTTTCGCGCATCCATTCCAGCGGGTGGCGGGTGACGCTGCTGACGGAGATGGGTAGCACGTGGCAGCACACCTATATGCGGAAAATCGCCACGGTCGACTCCGACACTGTCAAGGTAATGCGGCATTCGGGAGAGGTGTACGTGTTCCGCAAGTACGGCGGCGCGTGGATGAGAGATCCGGATGTCCCCTACACGTTGGAGGAAATGACGTCGGGTGGCGTACTCTCAGGATGGGTGCTTCGAGCTCCGGACGATTCGGATGAATTCTTCGATGCCGATGGCAAGCTGATTGCCGTTGACTGGGGCGACGGTGACTCCTTGGCGTTGGAGTACACGGGAGGCCAGTTGACCAAAGTGGTAGATGCCCATGGTCGAGCATTGCTGCTCGGATACACCAATGGCGTCGTCACAAGCGTGGCCACGCCGGATGGATCCACATTGGTGTACACCTACGACACCGCGATGCGCATTACCAAAGTGGAGATCAATGACGGAGTCTCCACAAGTCAGATTGCGCGCTATTCTTACACCAGCGCCTCCTATACCAAGGCATTGACTCAGCGATGGGATGAGAACAATGCCATCTATGGGACTTGGACCTACGGCAGCAATGGACGCGTGAGTCGAAGTGTTCACGGGAATCCTGCGGGAAAAATCGATGAGCTGACCTTCACCTATGGCACCGGAACAGCGACCGTGACGGACGCTCTGGGTGCACAAACTACCATTGGATCGACCGTCATCTATGGGCGAGCCAGGTCGACGGGTGCCGACAAAATCTGTCCATCCTGCAACGGCAAGGTATTCGCTGCCCAAACGCTCGATGTCAACGGCTATGCAGACACTCAAGTCGACTTCAATGGCGTATTGGCAGACCTCGACTTCAACCCGAGAGGACTGCTCGTAAAGCGGGTGGATTCCGCCAACGAGCCGGATTTCAAGCGAACAACTGAAACGGCGTGGCACTCAATGTTTCGCAAGCCAGTCCAGAGAGACGTTCGTGACGCCTCCGGTGGCCTGCTGACCCGACAGACATTCACCTACAACAGTCGGGGACAGTCGCTGCATTCAACGCGCTGGGATGCCAACCTAACTAATGGACGTGCCCAGACGACTGCCTACTGCGAACCTGCGGATATCGCCGCGAACCTGTGTCCGCTGGAAGGCCTAGTACGGGCAGTAGATGGCCCCCTGCCGGGCATCGTGGATCGGACCAACTTTGAATACTACCCTGCGGACGAAGCCAGCTGTGCCTCCGCTCCTTCGACCTGCCCTTATCGGAAAGGCGACCTGTGGAAGGTGACCAATCCCTTAGGGCACCTCGTTGAAACTTTGAAGTACGACGGTGCGGGTCGGGTCTTGTCGAGCAGGGACGCAAATGGTGTCGTCACCGACCGCCAATATCATGCGCGTGGCTGGCTGACCGCCGTCAAAGTGCGCGGCACCGACGATGCGGTCGAAACCGACGATGCCATCACTCGAATTGAGTACTGGCCCACCGGTCTGGTCAAGCGAGTCACGCAGCCGGATGGTGCATACACGCAGTTCACCTATGACCAGGCTCATCGGCTCACCGACGTCACCGACAACGGCGGAAACTTCATCCACTACACGCTGGACTTCAACGGAAATCGCATCAAGGAGGACACCAAGAACAGCAGCGGCGTCCTCAAACGTACGTTGAGTCGGGTCTTCAACCAACTGGGACAGTTGACCACGCTGGCAGATGCACAGGCCAATCCGACGGACTTCACCTATGACGCAAACGGCCACAGCAACACCGTGACCGATGCGCTCAGCCGGGTCACTGATAGCGACTATGACCCACTGAACCGGCTGTCGCGGACTCTGCAAGATGTCGGGGGCATCGAGGCAGAGACCAAGCTTGCCTACGGTCCGTTGGACAACCTGACCAAGGTGACGGACCCGAAAGGACTGGACACCATCTACACCTACAATGGTTTGGGTGATCTGACTCAGCTGAGTAGTCCAGATACGGGCGTTACGACATACACGTATGACGCCGCAGGCAACCGCGCCACGCAGACCGATGCTCGCGGCATCGCCTCCACCTATTCGTATGATGCCTTGGGCAGGATCTCGGCTATTTCCTATCCAACTTCGTCATTGAACGTGGGCTACGTCTACGACACCACACAGGCGGCGTGCATCGCTGGCGAGACTTACTCCATTGGGCGCACGACCCGGATGGATGATGCCAGTGGCAACACCCAGTACTGCTACAACCGATTAGGCCAGCTGGTCCGCAAGGTTCAGACCACCAATGGCATTCCCTTCACCGTGCGCTACGCGTGGGACAAGGCAGGTCAGCTGATTGGCATGGTCTACCCGGATGGCAGCGAAGTCGACTACACCCGCAACGCATTGGGCCAAATTACGGCCATGGGCATCACCCGACCGGGCCAGGCGCGAGAAGTGCTGGTTAGCCAAGTGACCTACCTGCCTTTTGGACCAACAGCCGGCTGGACCTTTGGCAATGGACGAGTCATGACCCGTTCGTACGATCAGGATTACCGACCCACCGCCATTCTCGATTCCGCGCCAGGCGGACTGTCGCTTGGATTTGGCTATGACGTCGTAGGCAACTTGACCAAGTTGGGTACAGTCGCGGGCATTACCTCTCCGGCCATCACGTTTGGTTACGACACATTGGGCCGGCTGACGCGTTCCGAAGATGGCCCTACCGCCGTGGCAATCGACGCCTATAGCTATGACGCCACTGGCAACCGTCTTTCGCATAGCACTGCGACCGGAACTTCCGCCTATACCTATCCGTCCGGCAATCACCACCTGACCTATGTAGGTGGCACGGCGCGCGGCTACGATGCGGTGGGCAACACCACCAACATTGGCAGCGGACGCGAGTTCGTCTACAGCGACGCCAATCGCCTGAGCCAGGTGAAGAACGGTGGCACGGTCGCGATGAACTACACGTACAACGGCCGGGGAGAACAGGTACGCCGTCACCTTGGCAGCACCAACAGTTACACCATATATGACGAATCTGGCCACTGGCTGGGAGACTACGACAGCAGCGGTGTAGCGCTGCAGCAAGCGTTGTGGATGGATGAGCTACCGGTAGGACTGATCGCCAATGGTGGACAGTTGCATTACATCGAGCCGGACCACCTGGGTTCACCAAGGGTTGTCATAGAAGTGGCGCGAAATGTGGCCGTATGGAGGTGGGATTTGAAGGGAGAAGCATTTGGCGCGACAACGGCTGAGGAGGATGTGGACGGTGATAGCGTGCCGCTTGTGTTGGATATGCGATTCCCTGGGCAGCGTTATGACCGTCATTCCGCGCTGAATCAAAACTACTTTCGAGACTACGAACCTTCAACCGCCCGATACATTCAAAGCGACCCAATTGGGCTTATCGCTGGGACTTCAACATACACATACATAGAAAGTAACCCGCTGATCAACTACGACCTGCTGGGGCTGGCCGGCGGAATGGACTCGCCGAATGCGACACTGAGATCGGCGATCGCGAGAGGCGACGTTAGGCAACTGGAAGCGATCATGGAATCCCTCGCGCCAGCGGAGCAACAATTGGCCAAAGAAGCAATTCGGAAGTTCAATTCACGTGCCGCAGACTGGATTTCAAGAGAATGCAGAGGTTCTATCAATCGTGAATTTCCGAGCCAGTTCCGCGACAAGACTCTCAAGGAAATACTTGAGCTTTCAAAATCTGGCGATTCAATGGCAAAAAAAGCATGGAAACTCCTCAATGACTCAAGATTCAGAAAATAA
- a CDS encoding DUF4288 domain-containing protein produces the protein MTQDSENNFYIAFILSRSTRDNSEPGLWEECVAVVEASSEDEATRVAAAFGRERQTSFTSIDGTLIAWEFHSVTQVSMLEIPLKNGYEISSRHLRNDEAVSLLRPIDDD, from the coding sequence ATGACTCAAGATTCAGAAAATAACTTCTACATTGCTTTCATACTTAGTCGTTCAACGAGAGACAACTCGGAGCCTGGCTTGTGGGAAGAGTGCGTTGCGGTAGTAGAGGCTTCCTCAGAAGATGAGGCGACGAGAGTCGCGGCCGCTTTTGGTCGAGAACGCCAGACATCATTCACTTCCATTGACGGAACATTGATTGCATGGGAATTCCATTCGGTGACGCAGGTTTCCATGCTCGAGATCCCTCTCAAGAATGGGTATGAAATTAGTAGTCGTCACTTGCGCAATGATGAGGCTGTCAGTTTGCTGAGGCCAATCGATGATGATTGA
- a CDS encoding YqgE/AlgH family protein, with product MSPDSFLANQLLIAAPALDDPNFSRAVTLVCQHDGEGAMGVVINRRSEYTLGEVLEQMQLKTGDAGLREQIVLSGGPVHPERGFVLHDDAREWESTLRVADGLYLTTSRDILEAMAAGIGPEHAIVTLGCAGWGAGQLEYELGENTWLTAPSDATVLFELPLEQRWQAAAGLIGVDMTRLTDYSGHA from the coding sequence ATGTCCCCCGACTCGTTCCTCGCCAACCAGCTGCTGATTGCCGCACCGGCACTGGATGACCCCAACTTCTCCCGCGCCGTGACCCTGGTCTGCCAGCACGACGGTGAGGGCGCGATGGGCGTGGTCATCAACCGCCGCTCCGAATACACGCTGGGCGAGGTGCTGGAGCAGATGCAGCTGAAGACCGGCGACGCCGGCCTGCGCGAACAGATCGTGCTCAGCGGCGGGCCAGTGCATCCGGAACGCGGCTTCGTGCTGCATGACGACGCGCGCGAGTGGGAATCCACCCTGCGCGTGGCCGACGGCCTGTACCTGACCACCTCGCGCGACATCCTGGAAGCCATGGCCGCCGGCATCGGTCCCGAACACGCCATCGTCACCCTGGGCTGTGCAGGCTGGGGCGCGGGACAGCTGGAATACGAACTGGGTGAGAACACCTGGCTGACCGCGCCGTCCGATGCGACGGTGCTGTTTGAATTGCCGCTGGAGCAACGTTGGCAGGCGGCGGCAGGGTTGATTGGGGTCGATATGACGCGCTTGACGGACTACAGCGGACACGCATGA
- a CDS encoding NAD-dependent protein deacetylase → MGCCKLIDAQDSHSVALLRAWLTSQAHPFILTGAGISTASGIPDYRDTDGQWKRTPPVTYQAFVGDPLTNARYWARSFIGYPRMAQSQPNAAHHALARWQREGRLSTLLTQNVDGLHERAGSRDVIDLHGRIDQVTCLHCQTLSARSELQVRLHEANPEWHDLEAATAPDGDADLEGQDFSRFQVPVCLDCGGMLKPDVVFFGENVPRARYEAAREALLASDALLVVGSSLMVYSGYRFARMAHEAGLPIAILNRGRTRADELASLKVVADCVEVLAGI, encoded by the coding sequence ATGGGATGTTGCAAGCTCATCGATGCACAGGACTCGCATTCCGTGGCATTGCTTCGGGCCTGGCTGACTTCACAAGCTCATCCCTTCATCCTCACCGGCGCCGGCATCAGCACCGCCTCCGGCATCCCCGACTACCGCGACACTGACGGCCAGTGGAAGCGTACGCCGCCAGTCACGTATCAGGCCTTTGTCGGTGACCCACTGACCAACGCCCGCTACTGGGCGCGCAGTTTCATCGGCTATCCGCGGATGGCGCAGTCGCAGCCCAATGCCGCGCACCATGCGCTCGCGCGCTGGCAGCGGGAGGGCAGGTTATCCACCTTGCTGACGCAGAACGTGGATGGCTTGCACGAGCGTGCCGGCAGTCGCGATGTCATCGACTTGCATGGGCGTATTGATCAGGTGACCTGTCTGCACTGCCAAACCCTGTCTGCCCGAAGCGAGTTGCAGGTCCGCCTGCACGAAGCCAATCCGGAGTGGCATGACCTTGAGGCGGCCACGGCGCCGGATGGTGATGCGGATTTGGAAGGGCAGGACTTCAGTCGCTTCCAGGTGCCGGTGTGCTTGGACTGCGGCGGGATGCTGAAGCCTGATGTGGTGTTCTTTGGGGAGAACGTGCCGCGGGCGCGTTATGAAGCGGCGCGGGAGGCTTTGCTGGCTTCGGACGCGCTGTTGGTGGTTGGGTCTTCGCTGATGGTGTATTCCGGGTATCGGTTTGCGCGGATGGCGCATGAGGCGGGGTTGCCGATTGCGATACTTAATCGGGGGCGGACGCGTGCAGACGAATTGGCAAGCCTGAAAGTGGTAGCTGATTGTGTGGAGGTTTTGGCGGGGATCTGA
- a CDS encoding RHS repeat-associated core domain-containing protein codes for MGSRTLAALAGMALFLISFSSWAGDEVCLENGGTKSCARPSEDWTAAVCVEQMSHFAIDSAMCRLLGGVYQGGNSNPACIGGEPFITKETAAELADEYFAERYSCPYTSKSDTGWGASLPASYFCYAGPSTYRYGQLKEEFRKFTFSGKARNFDGTCSLDTTVSLITTNVRDVMCAPGAVSLYGANNTWLDCFNEHDKTCPINNPVMPGDGMHVKSEVDFQAPGSPLRFVRTFAPANGSVPRVSTASSPMTVGKYWYFNYGMRVDKVVNSDYVAAIATRDDGSRVYFDPSGNPLQRSDGEFIRYEELPDGSMVITQGADTERYTSDGKLGRIDYASGQYVQLTYDDPNRRIDAQDQNGRTLSIHYWRARVPSHIVMPDGGTITYGYDSVKRTLNKVKFADGASRTFNTTFTGNGRFDVYDELGVLYSTHLYTHQTLGARISSSNLASGLSGGQVGRQIYTYTQGSNGASSLAVTGPLGQAVTRNYQTKGNTKKLVSQTQLCATCGGSTASKTYDANGYVDVETDFKGSTTDYTIDSAGRELSRIEAANDTTGQKRTIETDWHATLKLPLERRTRDATGLLKARTVWTYNARGQVLTLSAVDTLTGAQRTQSYAYCEASDVLANTCPLVGLLLSADGPLAGTVDRSTYHYYAADDASCATTPTTCPHRKGDLWKVTNALGQTMETLRYDGAGRTLSVKDPNGVVTDQEYHARGWRTATKVRGADDNVETDDVISRVEYWPTGLVKRVTQPDGSYTQFTYDQAHRLTDVTDAAGNYIHYVQDFAGNRISEQTKDSGGNLKRSLSRVFNQRSQLLTQADAQANPTDFTYDANGNTKTITDALDRVTDQSYDPLNRLARTLQDMGGIAAETRFAYDALDNLVKVTDPKGLDTTYSYNSLGDLTQLSSPDTGVTTYTYDAAGNRSTQTDARNVTSVYAYDGLGRITGVSYPTTSLNVGYVHDLTQGVCATGETYSVGRLTRMNDASGNTQYCYNRFGYLARKVQTTNGIAFTVRYLWNAAGQMLGMVYPDGSEVDYSRNALGQLVGIGITRPGQAREVLLNQVTYLPFGPTSGWIYGDGRVMTRSYDQNYRPTAILDASPGGLSLGFGYDAVGNLTKLGTAMGISTPDMVYGYDALDRLTRTADGPTNVAIDSYSYDKTGNRLSHATAAGTALYAYSPTSHRLESVEGVTRTFDSAGNTLAIGSRTFVYSAANRMSEVRNEGNVVMSYAYNGRGEQVLRQSGGENFITIYDELGHWLGDYSQLGTPVQQVVWNDNFPIGLLANGGRLHYVEPDHLGTPRVVIESARDIAVWTWDIHGEVFGESSPKEDQDGDLLPLVFNLRFPGQRYDAAAGLNSNYFRNYEPGSGRYMESDSMGMAAGVNTYSYASSTPFVLVDPYGMSGTCPASPSYKPSFWNDGGHIQGTNNCYSYAADRPENPASQLPRPFPYLPQPGEWSGRPFESLTCRSIIRAAVSDGMTKPDSKGNCPSCTHKVYLVVAPEVDYHWYRQDGDGTWSHKPGLMPVSNLDASGKVITNPAAANSNYAPNGPNYSKKCGVLCALNR; via the coding sequence ATGGGATCTCGCACGCTGGCTGCCCTTGCGGGCATGGCTTTGTTCTTGATCAGCTTCTCCAGTTGGGCGGGAGATGAGGTGTGCCTGGAAAATGGTGGGACGAAAAGCTGCGCTCGACCGAGCGAAGATTGGACGGCAGCTGTATGCGTCGAACAGATGAGCCACTTCGCGATTGACAGTGCAATGTGTCGACTGCTCGGTGGCGTGTATCAGGGTGGAAATTCGAATCCCGCTTGCATCGGCGGCGAACCATTCATCACGAAAGAGACCGCTGCCGAGCTGGCAGATGAATACTTCGCAGAAAGATACAGCTGTCCCTACACATCAAAATCAGATACGGGTTGGGGCGCCTCGCTGCCTGCCAGCTATTTCTGCTATGCCGGACCCTCTACATACAGGTACGGACAGCTCAAGGAGGAGTTTCGCAAGTTCACGTTCTCCGGCAAGGCAAGGAATTTCGACGGGACATGCTCGCTTGATACAACTGTCTCGCTGATTACAACCAATGTCCGTGACGTCATGTGCGCGCCAGGAGCTGTTTCGTTGTACGGCGCAAACAATACGTGGCTGGATTGCTTCAACGAGCATGACAAGACGTGTCCCATCAACAACCCGGTGATGCCGGGCGATGGCATGCATGTGAAAAGCGAAGTCGACTTTCAGGCTCCGGGAAGCCCACTTCGATTCGTTCGGACATTCGCACCGGCAAATGGATCCGTACCGCGCGTTTCGACGGCAAGCAGTCCGATGACCGTTGGAAAGTACTGGTACTTCAACTATGGGATGAGAGTCGACAAAGTAGTGAACTCCGATTACGTCGCGGCCATAGCTACTCGGGATGATGGTTCACGAGTGTACTTTGATCCAAGCGGCAATCCGCTTCAGAGATCCGATGGGGAATTCATTCGCTACGAAGAACTGCCGGACGGAAGCATGGTTATTACGCAAGGCGCGGACACCGAGCGGTACACGTCCGACGGAAAACTAGGCCGCATCGACTACGCTTCAGGCCAGTACGTCCAGCTCACTTACGACGACCCAAACAGGAGGATCGATGCGCAGGACCAGAATGGACGGACGCTATCGATCCATTACTGGAGGGCGAGGGTTCCGAGCCATATCGTGATGCCCGATGGCGGAACAATCACGTACGGCTATGACAGCGTCAAGCGGACACTGAACAAGGTGAAGTTTGCAGATGGCGCATCCCGTACGTTCAACACGACATTCACCGGCAATGGCCGTTTCGACGTTTATGACGAACTTGGAGTCCTCTATTCGACCCATCTTTACACACACCAGACTTTGGGAGCCCGCATAAGCAGTTCCAACCTTGCTTCCGGACTCTCGGGAGGGCAAGTCGGACGACAGATATACACCTACACTCAAGGCAGCAACGGAGCCTCCAGCCTCGCCGTCACCGGCCCCCTCGGGCAGGCAGTGACCAGGAACTACCAAACCAAAGGCAACACCAAGAAGCTGGTTTCGCAGACCCAACTATGCGCCACTTGTGGCGGCTCGACCGCCAGCAAGACCTACGATGCCAACGGCTATGTCGACGTCGAGACGGACTTCAAGGGCAGCACCACCGACTACACGATAGACAGTGCCGGTCGGGAGCTTTCCCGCATTGAAGCGGCCAACGACACCACCGGCCAGAAGCGAACCATCGAAACAGACTGGCACGCCACGCTGAAGTTGCCCCTGGAGCGGCGTACCCGGGACGCAACGGGCCTGCTCAAGGCTCGTACGGTATGGACCTATAACGCGCGGGGCCAGGTGCTGACACTGTCGGCAGTGGATACCCTCACCGGTGCGCAGCGCACGCAGTCCTACGCCTACTGTGAGGCATCCGATGTGTTGGCCAACACGTGCCCGCTGGTTGGCTTGCTGCTGTCAGCGGATGGTCCGCTTGCAGGGACGGTCGACAGGTCAACGTATCACTACTACGCGGCCGACGATGCTTCGTGCGCGACTACGCCGACCACCTGCCCTCACCGCAAGGGCGACCTGTGGAAGGTCACCAACGCACTCGGCCAGACCATGGAGACCCTGCGGTATGACGGCGCCGGTCGGACGCTTTCAGTCAAAGACCCCAACGGCGTGGTGACGGATCAGGAGTACCACGCGAGAGGTTGGCGGACAGCAACCAAGGTTCGCGGCGCCGATGACAACGTCGAGACCGATGACGTCATATCACGGGTGGAGTACTGGCCGACGGGTCTGGTCAAGCGGGTTACCCAGCCCGATGGTTCCTATACCCAGTTCACCTACGACCAGGCGCACCGGCTGACGGACGTGACGGATGCTGCGGGAAACTACATCCACTACGTGCAGGACTTTGCAGGCAACCGCATATCCGAGCAGACCAAGGACAGTGGTGGAAACCTGAAACGCAGTTTGAGCCGAGTGTTCAATCAGCGCAGCCAACTGCTCACCCAGGCAGACGCACAAGCCAATCCCACCGACTTCACCTACGATGCCAACGGCAACACGAAGACCATCACCGACGCGCTGGATCGAGTCACGGATCAGAGCTACGACCCACTGAACCGGTTAGCGCGCACGTTGCAGGACATGGGCGGAATCGCGGCGGAAACGCGCTTCGCCTATGACGCGCTGGACAACCTGGTCAAGGTCACCGACCCCAAGGGTTTGGATACAACCTACTCATACAACAGCTTGGGTGATCTGACTCAACTAAGTAGTCCAGATACTGGCGTCACGACATACACCTACGATGCAGCTGGTAACCGGTCCACACAAACCGATGCGCGAAACGTCACCTCCGTATACGCTTACGACGGGCTGGGGCGAATTACCGGAGTCAGCTACCCGACCACATCGCTCAATGTTGGCTATGTCCATGATCTGACGCAGGGTGTGTGCGCGACGGGCGAGACTTATTCCGTAGGCCGCTTGACCCGCATGAATGACGCCAGTGGCAATACACAGTATTGCTACAACCGGTTTGGCTACCTTGCCAGAAAGGTACAGACCACCAACGGCATCGCATTCACCGTTCGCTATCTTTGGAACGCGGCCGGCCAGATGCTTGGCATGGTGTATCCAGATGGAAGCGAGGTTGATTACAGCCGCAATGCCTTAGGGCAGTTAGTTGGGATTGGCATAACTCGGCCAGGTCAGGCGCGCGAGGTCCTGCTTAATCAGGTGACGTACCTACCGTTCGGTCCAACTTCGGGATGGATCTACGGCGATGGGCGGGTCATGACGCGTTCGTATGACCAGAACTACCGGCCCACTGCCATCTTGGATGCTTCACCCGGCGGTCTGTCGCTTGGGTTTGGTTACGACGCAGTCGGCAACTTGACCAAGCTCGGTACGGCTATGGGCATTTCAACTCCAGATATGGTGTATGGCTACGACGCTCTAGATCGGCTGACTCGGACAGCAGATGGTCCGACTAATGTAGCCATTGACTCTTACAGTTACGATAAAACCGGCAATCGACTGTCTCATGCGACAGCTGCTGGAACAGCACTTTACGCGTACTCGCCAACCAGTCACCGTTTGGAATCGGTGGAAGGAGTTACGAGAACTTTCGATTCAGCAGGAAACACTTTGGCGATTGGAAGTCGGACCTTCGTGTACAGCGCTGCGAATAGGATGAGCGAAGTTCGGAACGAAGGGAATGTAGTGATGAGCTACGCCTACAACGGGCGGGGCGAGCAAGTGCTTCGGCAGTCGGGAGGTGAAAACTTCATTACCATCTACGATGAGCTGGGGCATTGGTTGGGCGATTACAGTCAACTCGGAACGCCAGTGCAGCAAGTAGTCTGGAATGATAATTTTCCAATCGGTTTGCTTGCCAACGGAGGGAGGTTGCACTACGTCGAACCTGACCACCTTGGAACCCCTAGGGTAGTAATCGAGTCGGCGCGTGATATCGCTGTCTGGACGTGGGACATTCACGGCGAGGTGTTTGGTGAGTCATCGCCGAAAGAAGACCAAGATGGAGATCTTCTCCCATTAGTTTTTAACCTGCGATTCCCTGGGCAGCGATATGACGCCGCAGCGGGGCTAAACTCCAACTACTTTCGGAATTATGAGCCTGGCAGTGGGCGCTACATGGAGAGTGATTCAATGGGGATGGCTGCCGGCGTAAATACCTACAGTTACGCTTCGTCCACCCCCTTTGTATTGGTGGATCCTTACGGCATGAGTGGCACCTGTCCTGCATCACCTTCGTACAAACCTAGCTTTTGGAATGACGGTGGGCACATACAGGGTACAAACAACTGCTACAGCTATGCTGCGGATAGACCTGAAAACCCGGCTAGCCAATTGCCACGACCTTTTCCCTACCTTCCTCAACCAGGAGAGTGGAGTGGACGACCATTCGAGAGCCTAACTTGCCGTTCAATAATTCGAGCAGCGGTTAGCGACGGCATGACGAAGCCAGACTCCAAGGGCAATTGTCCATCGTGCACACACAAGGTGTACCTTGTCGTTGCTCCTGAAGTTGACTACCACTGGTACAGACAAGATGGAGACGGGACATGGTCACACAAGCCTGGCCTAATGCCGGTGAGCAACCTTGACGCCTCGGGAAAAGTAATCACCAATCCTGCTGCTGCGAACAGCAATTACGCCCCGAATGGCCCCAACTATTCCAAAAAGTGTGGTGTGCTATGCGCTTTGAATCGGTGA